A single genomic interval of Hyalangium ruber harbors:
- a CDS encoding DUF4336 domain-containing protein: MLRKLDENLWVAEQPLTFMGLKMEARMTVIRLADGALWVHSPLRLTPERRQAVEALGPVRFLVAPNMFHHLFIGDWMTAFPQARAFAAPGLPEKRKDLSFHAVLSEAVSAEWAEQIDVLPWRGAPMIGEVVFFHRASRTLIVTDCAHNIGPDAAPFTRFVFKTIGGYGRLSTSVIDRVVNRDRAVARANVDSILKWDIQRVIVAHGHIVEQEGARAFRAAYEWL, translated from the coding sequence ATGCTGCGCAAGCTGGACGAAAACCTGTGGGTCGCCGAACAACCGCTGACCTTCATGGGTCTGAAGATGGAAGCCCGGATGACGGTCATCCGGCTCGCGGATGGAGCGCTCTGGGTCCACTCCCCTCTCCGCCTCACCCCCGAACGGCGCCAGGCCGTGGAGGCGCTCGGGCCCGTGCGCTTCCTCGTCGCGCCCAACATGTTCCACCACCTGTTCATCGGTGACTGGATGACTGCCTTCCCCCAGGCCCGCGCCTTCGCGGCGCCCGGCCTGCCGGAAAAGCGCAAGGATCTGAGCTTCCACGCGGTGCTCTCCGAAGCGGTCTCCGCCGAATGGGCCGAGCAGATCGACGTCCTGCCCTGGCGCGGTGCTCCCATGATCGGCGAGGTCGTCTTCTTCCATCGCGCCAGCCGTACCCTCATCGTCACCGACTGCGCGCACAACATCGGCCCGGATGCCGCGCCGTTCACGCGCTTCGTCTTCAAGACGATCGGCGGCTACGGTCGGCTGAGCACCTCGGTGATCGATCGCGTGGTCAACCGGGATCGCGCCGTCGCTCGCGCCAACGTGGATTCCATCCTGAAGTGGGACATCCAACGCGTCATCGTCGCCCACGGACACATCGTCGAGCAGGAGGGGGCACGTGCCTTCCGCGCAGCCTATGAATGGCTGTAG
- a CDS encoding protein kinase domain-containing protein, with protein MDSPQDDDDQDFGDSLLVEVASTEPWLPSPVPGEKLGGTDGRRFELQVALGTGSMGTVYRAWDAELQRVVALKFLRPRGLPLGSRAGGLLQQEARAIARLNHENIVRLFDVAEWSVEHGGPRVPFLVMEYLEGESLSALLRRGRPELQRALTLMEGIAAGLAHAHRRHLVHRDLKPANVSVTQEGTAKLLDFGLAHLLASALPLPNLPTAGTPAYMSPEQWRGEPQDERTDIWAAGVMLYELLTGTLPFPSRVPDRIRDAVLSPRPMPSLRESNPELPSELEPLVAAALAKDPARRIPSGQELLEELQEVSERLGLRRKQGQARPPERRQVTLVCCVSAGRPESLDSEERDELEAAFHHGCAEFLSRCGGSIMLSMGSQVLACFGYPQVQEGDARNAVQAGMLLTESFPQVLQQQLARRPPPGFAVKVGIHTDRVALRESTGTLEPDAPALAGDAPEVAAWLARQAEPNTVLLTASTRTVVRGAFELEARGSATPEGLPTNRPVAMYRALSKRKARSRFDQRRAAFGLTPLVGRERELRELLGLWEQARRGQGSAVLLRGEAGLGKSRLIHEVRVQVASEESYRLKALCGPQFTASALHPLIELLQRLLQGALPEGLPPSSQRAMEPRLLALGLSSEHVQALASLLSPSSEGQLPFTPERQKSLAFEALGTLLRNLARERPVLAVVENVHWADPSTLEFLAWLLESVRQSRVLLLLSSRSELRYAPLEPPGVRLLELERLSEADSASLVREMTHGQDLEPELVRQLVQRTEGVPLFMEEMTRILLEPRGSQAPSFSIPLSLHEVLLARLDELPPRQKALAQLGAVVGRRFSSALLAALTQQSEASRQRDLEGLVAAGILQPSEPSSRGAEYYFRHSLIQEAAAQSLVRDTRREYHRRIAEVLERQFPEVAESRPELLAHHYTRAGQHASAVRWWARAGAHASQRSAYQEAMGHLNQALKLLRELPDTAQRKGEELQLLLTLGMPLVQVQGYQSPEAERTYARVHVLFDEVGEVLPRLELSYWGPFAFNMARGELVQAHKLAQRLVTLGQRQRHREFLALGHWMEAVVAFTRGQGRAAIEQIERSLENAHFPLEQHRLLARRHWVDPEVAGLAYGSTILSWRGELEQARLWSQEAMELAGRIGHLHTSAFALQHVALGCQYRGDAATTLELSERCLALSSEHHFRLWQGWSALLRSWAMAGLGWGSQGLALMRQGLENWRASGLRSDQNHHNLGMLAEIHLWQRQPRQALEVVNKALAQLGEERFYESALHRLRGESLRALGREQESQVSFQRALEVALAQEAFTFARLAQQRLGPSALTSTPTQVFP; from the coding sequence ATGGACTCGCCGCAAGACGACGATGACCAGGACTTCGGTGACTCCCTGTTGGTGGAGGTCGCATCCACTGAGCCCTGGCTGCCCAGTCCCGTCCCCGGCGAAAAGCTGGGAGGCACGGATGGTCGGCGGTTCGAGCTCCAGGTGGCGCTGGGCACGGGCTCCATGGGCACCGTGTACCGAGCGTGGGACGCGGAGCTGCAACGGGTGGTGGCGCTCAAGTTCCTGCGACCCCGCGGCCTGCCACTCGGGAGCCGCGCCGGCGGCCTGCTCCAGCAAGAGGCGCGAGCCATCGCCCGGCTGAACCACGAGAACATCGTCCGCCTCTTCGACGTGGCCGAGTGGAGCGTCGAGCATGGGGGCCCTCGGGTGCCCTTCCTGGTGATGGAATACCTGGAGGGTGAGTCGCTCTCGGCCCTGCTGCGCCGGGGCCGGCCGGAGCTGCAGCGAGCGCTGACGCTCATGGAGGGCATCGCCGCGGGCCTGGCGCACGCCCACCGCCGCCACCTCGTCCATCGCGACCTCAAGCCCGCCAACGTCTCCGTCACCCAGGAAGGGACGGCGAAGCTGTTGGACTTCGGCCTGGCCCACCTGCTGGCGAGCGCCTTGCCCCTCCCCAACCTGCCCACCGCTGGCACCCCCGCCTATATGTCGCCGGAGCAGTGGCGCGGCGAGCCGCAGGATGAGCGCACGGACATCTGGGCCGCCGGGGTGATGCTCTACGAGCTGCTGACCGGCACGCTGCCCTTCCCTTCCCGAGTCCCCGACCGCATCCGCGACGCCGTGCTCTCTCCACGGCCCATGCCCTCGCTGCGCGAGAGCAACCCCGAGCTGCCCTCGGAGCTGGAGCCGCTGGTCGCCGCCGCCCTGGCCAAGGATCCCGCCCGGCGGATTCCCTCCGGCCAGGAATTGCTGGAGGAGCTCCAAGAGGTGAGCGAGCGCCTCGGGCTGCGCCGCAAGCAAGGACAGGCCCGTCCCCCCGAGCGCCGCCAGGTGACGCTCGTGTGCTGTGTGTCGGCCGGCCGGCCAGAGTCGCTCGATTCCGAGGAGCGCGATGAGCTGGAGGCCGCCTTCCATCATGGCTGCGCCGAGTTCCTCAGCCGCTGTGGCGGCTCGATCATGCTGTCCATGGGCTCCCAGGTGCTTGCCTGCTTCGGCTATCCCCAGGTCCAGGAGGGGGACGCCCGAAACGCCGTCCAGGCGGGGATGCTCCTGACGGAGAGCTTCCCCCAGGTGCTCCAGCAGCAGCTCGCGCGCCGGCCTCCTCCCGGGTTCGCCGTGAAGGTCGGCATCCACACGGACCGGGTGGCGCTGCGGGAGAGCACTGGGACGCTGGAGCCGGACGCGCCCGCGCTCGCCGGAGACGCCCCCGAGGTGGCCGCCTGGCTGGCCCGGCAGGCGGAGCCCAACACCGTGCTCCTCACCGCCTCCACCCGCACCGTGGTGCGCGGTGCCTTCGAGCTGGAGGCCCGGGGCTCGGCCACTCCCGAGGGACTGCCCACCAACCGCCCGGTGGCGATGTACCGCGCGTTGAGCAAGCGCAAGGCGCGCTCCCGCTTCGATCAGCGGCGCGCGGCCTTCGGGCTCACGCCCCTGGTGGGCCGAGAGCGGGAGCTGCGGGAGCTGCTCGGCCTGTGGGAGCAAGCCCGGCGGGGGCAAGGCAGCGCCGTGCTCCTTCGGGGCGAGGCAGGGCTGGGCAAGAGCCGCCTCATCCACGAGGTGCGCGTCCAGGTGGCCTCCGAGGAGAGCTATCGCCTGAAGGCCCTCTGTGGCCCGCAGTTCACCGCCAGCGCGCTCCACCCCCTCATCGAGCTGCTCCAGCGCCTGCTCCAGGGTGCCCTCCCGGAGGGCCTCCCGCCCTCTTCCCAGCGCGCCATGGAGCCGCGGCTGCTCGCGCTCGGGCTCTCCAGCGAGCACGTGCAGGCGCTTGCCTCGCTGCTGTCTCCCTCCTCGGAGGGGCAGTTGCCGTTCACGCCCGAACGACAGAAGTCCCTGGCCTTCGAGGCGCTGGGCACCCTGCTGCGCAACCTGGCCCGGGAGCGTCCCGTGCTGGCCGTGGTGGAGAACGTGCATTGGGCCGATCCTTCCACCCTGGAGTTCCTGGCCTGGCTGCTCGAGTCGGTGCGGCAGTCCCGGGTGTTGCTGCTGCTCAGCAGCCGCTCCGAGCTGCGGTATGCGCCGCTGGAGCCGCCCGGCGTCCGGCTCCTGGAGCTGGAGCGGCTGTCCGAGGCGGACTCCGCGTCGCTGGTCCGGGAGATGACCCACGGCCAGGACCTGGAGCCGGAGCTGGTACGGCAGCTCGTCCAGAGGACGGAGGGCGTGCCGCTCTTCATGGAGGAGATGACGCGCATCCTCCTGGAGCCACGGGGCAGCCAGGCCCCCTCCTTCTCCATCCCCCTGAGCCTGCATGAGGTGTTGCTGGCGCGACTGGACGAGCTGCCTCCCCGGCAGAAGGCGCTGGCACAGCTCGGCGCCGTGGTCGGGCGACGCTTCTCCAGCGCGCTGCTGGCGGCCCTGACGCAGCAGTCGGAGGCCTCGCGGCAGCGAGACCTGGAAGGGCTGGTCGCGGCGGGCATCCTCCAGCCGAGCGAGCCCAGCTCCCGCGGCGCGGAGTACTACTTCCGGCACTCCCTCATCCAGGAGGCGGCCGCGCAGTCCCTGGTGCGCGACACCCGGCGCGAGTACCACCGGCGCATCGCCGAGGTGCTGGAGCGGCAATTCCCCGAGGTCGCGGAGTCACGCCCGGAGCTGCTGGCCCACCATTACACCCGAGCAGGCCAGCACGCGTCGGCCGTCCGCTGGTGGGCCCGCGCCGGAGCCCATGCCAGCCAGCGCTCGGCCTACCAGGAGGCCATGGGCCACCTCAACCAGGCGCTGAAGCTGCTGCGAGAGCTGCCTGACACCGCTCAGCGCAAGGGGGAAGAGCTTCAGCTCCTGCTGACGCTGGGCATGCCCCTGGTGCAGGTGCAGGGCTACCAGTCCCCCGAGGCCGAGCGGACCTATGCCCGCGTACACGTGCTGTTCGACGAGGTGGGCGAGGTGCTGCCCCGGCTGGAGCTGTCCTACTGGGGGCCGTTCGCCTTCAACATGGCGCGCGGAGAGCTGGTCCAGGCGCACAAGCTGGCCCAGCGGCTGGTCACGCTCGGCCAGCGCCAGCGACACCGGGAGTTCCTCGCCCTGGGGCACTGGATGGAGGCCGTGGTGGCCTTCACCCGGGGACAGGGCCGCGCCGCGATAGAGCAGATCGAGCGCTCGCTGGAAAACGCCCACTTCCCCCTGGAGCAGCACCGGCTCCTGGCACGGCGACATTGGGTGGATCCCGAGGTCGCGGGGCTGGCCTACGGCTCGACGATCCTCTCCTGGAGAGGCGAGCTGGAGCAGGCCCGACTCTGGAGCCAAGAGGCCATGGAGCTGGCGGGCCGGATCGGCCACCTCCATACCTCCGCCTTCGCCCTCCAGCATGTGGCGCTGGGTTGCCAATACCGGGGGGATGCCGCCACCACGCTCGAGCTCTCGGAGCGCTGCCTGGCGCTCTCGAGCGAGCACCACTTCCGGCTGTGGCAGGGCTGGTCGGCGCTGCTGCGAAGCTGGGCCATGGCCGGGCTCGGGTGGGGCTCCCAGGGCCTGGCGCTCATGCGACAGGGGCTCGAGAACTGGCGGGCCTCCGGGCTCCGGAGCGACCAGAACCACCACAACCTCGGCATGCTCGCGGAGATCCACCTGTGGCAGCGACAGCCCCGGCAAGCGCTGGAGGTGGTGAACAAGGCGCTGGCCCAGCTGGGAGAGGAGCGCTTCTACGAATCGGCGCTCCATCGCCTCCGGGGCGAGAGCCTGCGCGCGCTCGGTCGTGAGCAGGAGAGCCAGGTCAGCTTCCAGCGGGCCCTGGAGGTGGCCCTCGCTCAAGAAGCGTTCACCTTCGCGCGTCTTGCACAACAGCGGCTGGGGCCGTCCGCACTCACTTCCACCCCAACGCAGGTGTTCCCATGA
- a CDS encoding ABC1 kinase family protein → MILQDLNRVRQIAVIAARHGFADVTERAGLWRMLGRKEKVEVSPESQRASTARRFRMLLNELGPTFVKLGQILSTRGDLLPAEFIDELSMLQDQVDPIPLDQVHAQIRESLGKEVQDLFAHIDPTPLAAASIAQVHRAVTQSGDEVVVKVQRPGISERIDSDLTVLRSLARLLEAVIEETGVYTPSGIVDEFDKAIHEELDFINEASNIRAFLANHVDRPYLKIPRVYDELSSRKVLTLEFIRGVKISQAKLSEDDRKVLAHHIVEGSFRQLFDDGLFHGDPHPGNLLVLEGNRLALLDFGVVGRLTKPMQETLVMLCLAVALKDSDSVARILYRMGQADTRANLVGFRNDIDNIIGQHLPTTLGQVDARTLLRDLLDLAVKYRIRIPKEYALLSRASVSTEGMLRSLYPEMNILEMVLPYAKELLAGRYDPSQFQGGLMRTLLRFQSLATDLPTQLSQILLDLESGKFTVTVRADQFDKLNENLRSVAIIAFLGLCACGFIVGAFISFAQKPWMYGNVPVLGIVGIALAAAFFGAVFTWYLFGGRFRKVSVIRWLKKRR, encoded by the coding sequence GTGATCCTCCAGGACCTCAACCGGGTGCGTCAGATCGCCGTCATCGCGGCACGGCACGGATTCGCCGATGTAACCGAGCGTGCGGGGCTGTGGCGGATGCTGGGCCGCAAGGAGAAGGTGGAGGTCTCGCCCGAGAGCCAGCGAGCCTCCACGGCGCGTCGTTTCCGGATGCTCCTCAATGAGCTGGGCCCTACGTTCGTGAAGCTGGGGCAGATCCTCTCCACGCGCGGAGACCTGCTGCCGGCCGAGTTCATCGACGAGCTGTCCATGCTCCAGGATCAGGTGGATCCCATCCCCCTGGACCAGGTGCATGCACAGATCCGCGAGTCACTGGGCAAGGAAGTACAGGATCTGTTCGCGCACATCGATCCGACGCCTCTGGCCGCAGCCTCGATTGCGCAGGTACACCGGGCGGTGACGCAGTCGGGGGACGAGGTGGTGGTGAAGGTGCAGCGGCCGGGGATCTCCGAGCGGATCGACTCGGACCTAACGGTGCTCCGCTCGCTGGCACGACTGCTCGAGGCCGTGATCGAGGAGACGGGTGTCTACACGCCCTCGGGGATCGTGGACGAGTTCGACAAGGCGATCCACGAAGAGCTGGACTTCATCAACGAGGCCTCGAACATCCGGGCGTTCCTGGCCAACCACGTGGATCGGCCGTACCTGAAGATCCCCCGGGTGTACGACGAGCTGTCGAGCCGCAAGGTCCTGACGCTGGAGTTCATCCGAGGCGTGAAGATCAGCCAGGCGAAGCTGTCGGAGGACGACCGGAAGGTGCTAGCACACCACATCGTGGAGGGCAGCTTCCGGCAGCTCTTCGACGACGGCCTGTTCCACGGGGATCCGCACCCGGGGAACCTGCTGGTGCTGGAGGGCAACCGGCTGGCGCTGCTGGATTTCGGCGTGGTGGGACGGCTCACGAAGCCGATGCAGGAGACGCTGGTGATGCTGTGCCTCGCGGTGGCGCTGAAGGACAGCGACTCGGTGGCACGCATCCTCTACCGGATGGGGCAGGCGGACACGCGGGCCAACCTCGTGGGCTTTCGCAACGACATCGACAACATCATCGGCCAGCACCTGCCGACGACGCTAGGCCAGGTGGACGCGCGCACGCTGCTGCGAGACCTGTTGGACCTCGCGGTGAAGTACCGGATCCGGATTCCGAAGGAGTACGCGCTGCTGAGCCGGGCATCGGTATCGACCGAGGGCATGCTGCGCAGTCTGTACCCGGAGATGAACATCCTGGAGATGGTGCTGCCGTACGCGAAGGAACTCCTGGCGGGCCGATACGATCCCAGCCAATTCCAGGGCGGGCTGATGCGCACGCTCCTGCGCTTCCAGTCACTGGCGACGGACCTGCCCACGCAGCTGTCGCAGATCCTGCTGGATCTCGAGTCCGGAAAATTCACGGTGACGGTGCGGGCCGATCAGTTCGACAAGCTGAACGAGAACCTGCGCAGCGTGGCGATCATCGCGTTCCTGGGACTGTGCGCGTGCGGGTTCATCGTGGGCGCGTTCATCTCGTTCGCGCAGAAGCCGTGGATGTACGGGAACGTGCCGGTGCTGGGAATCGTGGGGATCGCACTGGCGGCGGCGTTCTTCGGCGCGGTGTTCACCTGGTACCTGTTCGGCGGCAGGTTCCGCAAAGTGAGCGTGATCCGCTGGCTCAAGAAGCGCCGGTAA
- the nhaA gene encoding Na+/H+ antiporter NhaA, whose product MEPRPPPPVPALFKVAIAPLQAFFRLEASSGILLALCAVAAMVWANSGWAGSYTGLFDAPLALELAGSRGAFSFREFINDGLMTFFFFLVGMEIKRELSAGELRTPSRAMLPLIAALGGMVVPAGLYMIFNAGTPAAKGWAIPMATDIAFSIGCLTLLKGRVSHGLVVFLTALAIFDDIGGILVIAFFYGTGVHVEWLLGALGVVLLLGVCNRFYVRNGMVYALLGAALWYTMHHGGVHATLSGVVLGMCIPARPTRRGREVLTELSAYITRCVEEPEDEAVRGAQILYIEEQLEDIEPPLNRFVHLWHGYVAYVIVPLFALANSGISLEGMSLSDLTKPLPLGIMVGLFVGKQVGIFLFTWVAVKARVSPMPGGSKVTQLHGVAVVAGIGFTVALFVATLAFAKEPELLTEAKLGILLGSLLSAVVGYVLLRFGPAPKVAQPAA is encoded by the coding sequence ATGGAGCCACGCCCGCCACCGCCCGTCCCTGCCCTCTTCAAGGTCGCGATCGCGCCCCTCCAGGCCTTCTTCCGGCTGGAGGCCAGCAGCGGCATCCTGCTGGCGCTGTGCGCGGTGGCGGCCATGGTGTGGGCCAACTCCGGGTGGGCCGGAAGCTACACGGGGCTCTTCGACGCGCCGCTGGCACTGGAGCTCGCGGGGTCGCGGGGGGCGTTCAGCTTCCGGGAGTTCATCAACGACGGGTTGATGACGTTCTTCTTCTTCCTGGTGGGCATGGAGATCAAGCGCGAGCTGTCGGCGGGAGAGCTGCGCACGCCGTCGCGGGCCATGCTGCCGCTGATCGCGGCGCTGGGCGGCATGGTGGTGCCGGCGGGCCTCTACATGATCTTCAATGCGGGCACGCCGGCGGCCAAGGGCTGGGCGATCCCGATGGCCACGGACATCGCCTTCTCGATCGGGTGCCTGACGCTGCTCAAGGGCCGGGTATCGCACGGGTTGGTGGTGTTCCTCACGGCGCTGGCGATCTTCGATGACATCGGCGGCATCCTGGTGATCGCCTTCTTCTACGGCACGGGCGTGCATGTGGAGTGGCTGCTGGGAGCGCTGGGCGTGGTGCTGTTGCTGGGGGTGTGCAACCGCTTCTACGTGCGCAACGGCATGGTGTACGCACTGCTGGGAGCGGCGCTCTGGTACACGATGCACCACGGCGGAGTACACGCGACGCTGTCGGGGGTGGTGCTGGGCATGTGCATTCCGGCACGGCCGACGCGGCGGGGGCGCGAGGTGCTCACCGAGCTGTCGGCCTACATTACGCGCTGCGTGGAGGAGCCGGAGGACGAGGCGGTGCGGGGGGCGCAGATCCTCTATATCGAGGAGCAGTTGGAGGACATCGAGCCGCCGCTCAACCGGTTCGTACACCTGTGGCACGGCTATGTGGCGTACGTGATCGTCCCGCTGTTCGCGCTGGCCAACTCGGGCATCTCGCTGGAGGGCATGTCGCTGTCGGATCTGACCAAGCCGCTGCCGCTGGGAATCATGGTGGGGCTGTTCGTGGGCAAGCAGGTGGGCATCTTCCTGTTCACGTGGGTGGCGGTGAAGGCGCGGGTATCGCCGATGCCGGGCGGGTCGAAGGTCACGCAGCTGCATGGGGTGGCGGTGGTGGCGGGCATCGGGTTCACGGTGGCGCTGTTCGTGGCGACGTTGGCGTTCGCGAAGGAGCCGGAACTGCTGACGGAGGCGAAGCTGGGCATCCTGCTGGGCTCGCTGCTGTCGGCGGTGGTGGGCTACGTGCTGCTGCGCTTCGGTCCAGCGCCCAAGGTGGCCCAGCCCGCCGCCTGA
- a CDS encoding cache domain-containing protein: MSRPRLHIHAKLLMAFSIILLPVLILLIAGFLSDLQRTRQTILVSQSMTARSVAVQVSEVFDSAIGLGWAIAQDPMLRTLDPQVLDPHLKKMVTHSPLYDSIGVYDANGVNRGWGDPSQPATPRLNIRDRRYFQQVMAANVPIISEVLELKRPTRTGLVACIPIRGPQGTPIGVVNIMIRSEQLAYRFVDARLQQDQMIFLADSQGRLAFHTGSSHLPYRQSDALMELGALREAASGIGRQLDRFTNPFIGDEHMGAFAPVPRYPWAVGVSIPRDVALAPLFSELRVKLLAFTGILLLNALLAFVLARFYARPVHQLRAAAQALERGDRDATVRIHTGDEMEDLGNAFNAMATEVIRREEEVNALHKEAERQALELAAIIASVPDGIFLAGRDGRLVGTNPSGLRLLGLKSYSEFERSLPEYLQRYDIRHPDGRPLEAKEMPVLRALSGETFTDAEIRLRSLDGKQRLLSVNGAPVRDASGQIILGEVVIRDITARKQAEDDLARLLDQELALARIGQALVSEVELERIAQVFIEQCLHSLGVDALGLWLAEPERQELTLIASHRLGVREQLHHLPFDAPVLTAHAALTKHIQTVEDTQSEEECPASCMLTEEPFRGIAALPLLSQDRLVGVMTCCTYAPRRFSSRELEFYSTVGRLFAVAIEKARLFQQVREALRLREEFMSAAAHELKTPVTTIQTWAEMLLHHEDSTPRQKKGLTAIMRNTRRIARLVEHLFTAVRMAPGPRTQEHETFDLLELIRERVENLARTTENPISIEASGPLFVQADRQFIGDVVTHLLENAVRYSFPGQAIEIKARRQDEEVVVSVHDQDPGIPPERQPHVFEPLYEPLPPGAQGYTGVVGLGLHLSRQMIEAQGGRIWVASSPEAGSTFSFSLPLVPAPSGRDFSPSRSDEDLARPSTG; this comes from the coding sequence ATGAGCCGCCCACGTCTGCACATCCACGCCAAGCTCCTCATGGCCTTCAGCATCATCCTGCTGCCGGTGCTGATCCTGCTGATCGCCGGCTTCCTGTCGGATTTGCAGAGGACCCGGCAGACCATCCTGGTGTCCCAGTCGATGACGGCCCGCTCCGTCGCCGTGCAGGTGTCCGAGGTCTTCGACAGCGCCATCGGTCTGGGTTGGGCCATCGCGCAGGATCCGATGCTGCGGACGCTGGACCCCCAGGTGCTGGATCCGCACCTGAAGAAGATGGTCACGCACAGCCCGCTCTATGACTCCATCGGTGTCTATGACGCCAACGGCGTCAACCGGGGCTGGGGAGATCCCTCTCAGCCCGCGACGCCCAGGCTCAACATCCGTGACCGCCGGTACTTCCAGCAGGTGATGGCCGCCAACGTCCCCATCATCTCCGAGGTGCTGGAGCTCAAACGCCCCACGCGCACGGGGCTGGTCGCCTGCATCCCCATCCGCGGGCCCCAGGGCACGCCCATCGGCGTGGTCAACATCATGATCCGCTCCGAGCAACTGGCCTATCGCTTCGTGGACGCCCGCCTTCAACAGGATCAGATGATCTTCCTGGCCGATTCCCAGGGCCGGCTGGCCTTCCACACGGGCTCCTCCCACCTGCCCTATCGGCAGAGCGACGCCCTCATGGAACTCGGGGCCCTCCGCGAGGCGGCGTCGGGGATCGGCCGCCAGCTCGATCGGTTCACCAACCCCTTCATCGGTGACGAGCACATGGGGGCCTTCGCCCCCGTGCCGAGGTATCCGTGGGCCGTGGGCGTGTCCATTCCCCGCGACGTCGCGCTGGCCCCGCTGTTCTCGGAGCTGCGCGTCAAGCTCCTGGCCTTCACGGGCATCCTCCTGCTCAACGCCCTGCTGGCCTTCGTGCTGGCGCGCTTCTACGCCCGCCCGGTGCATCAGCTCCGAGCGGCCGCCCAGGCCCTGGAGCGCGGCGATCGGGACGCGACCGTGCGGATCCACACGGGCGATGAGATGGAGGACCTGGGCAACGCCTTCAACGCCATGGCCACGGAGGTCATCCGCCGAGAGGAGGAGGTCAACGCCCTGCACAAGGAGGCCGAGCGGCAGGCCCTCGAGCTGGCGGCGATCATCGCCAGCGTGCCGGATGGCATCTTCCTCGCCGGCCGGGATGGGCGACTGGTCGGCACCAACCCCTCGGGCTTGCGGCTGCTCGGGCTCAAGAGCTACTCCGAGTTCGAGCGGTCGCTGCCCGAGTACCTCCAGCGCTATGACATCCGGCACCCCGATGGGCGCCCGCTGGAGGCGAAGGAGATGCCCGTCCTCCGCGCGCTGTCGGGGGAGACGTTCACCGACGCGGAGATCCGCCTGCGCAGCCTGGATGGCAAACAGCGCCTGCTCAGCGTCAACGGCGCCCCGGTCCGGGATGCCTCGGGGCAGATCATCCTCGGAGAGGTCGTCATCCGGGACATCACCGCGCGAAAGCAGGCGGAAGACGATCTGGCGCGGCTGCTCGACCAGGAGCTGGCGCTGGCCCGGATTGGCCAGGCGCTGGTCAGCGAAGTGGAGCTCGAGCGCATCGCCCAGGTGTTCATCGAGCAGTGCCTCCATTCCCTGGGGGTAGATGCGCTGGGGCTCTGGCTGGCCGAGCCCGAGCGCCAGGAGCTCACCCTGATCGCCTCCCACCGTCTGGGGGTGAGAGAGCAGCTCCATCACCTGCCCTTCGATGCGCCCGTGCTCACGGCGCATGCGGCCCTGACGAAGCACATCCAGACCGTCGAGGACACCCAGTCGGAAGAGGAGTGCCCGGCTTCGTGCATGCTCACCGAAGAGCCCTTCCGGGGGATCGCGGCGCTGCCGCTGCTCTCACAGGATCGCCTGGTGGGAGTGATGACCTGCTGCACGTATGCGCCCCGGCGCTTCTCCAGCCGGGAGCTGGAGTTCTACTCCACCGTGGGCCGGCTGTTCGCCGTGGCCATCGAGAAGGCGCGCCTGTTCCAGCAGGTGCGCGAGGCCCTGCGCCTGCGCGAGGAGTTCATGTCCGCCGCGGCCCATGAGCTGAAGACGCCCGTCACCACCATCCAGACCTGGGCGGAGATGCTGTTGCACCACGAGGACTCCACGCCCCGCCAGAAGAAGGGCCTCACCGCCATCATGCGCAACACGCGCCGGATCGCCCGGCTGGTGGAGCACTTGTTCACGGCCGTGCGGATGGCGCCCGGACCGCGCACGCAGGAGCACGAGACCTTCGATCTCCTGGAGCTGATCCGCGAGCGGGTGGAGAACCTCGCCCGGACCACGGAGAACCCGATCTCCATCGAGGCCTCCGGCCCGCTCTTCGTCCAGGCCGACCGCCAGTTCATCGGGGATGTGGTGACGCACCTGCTGGAGAACGCCGTCCGGTACTCGTTCCCCGGCCAGGCGATCGAGATCAAGGCGCGCAGGCAGGACGAAGAGGTCGTGGTCTCCGTTCACGACCAGGACCCGGGAATTCCACCGGAGCGCCAACCCCATGTCTTCGAGCCCCTCTACGAGCCACTGCCTCCTGGGGCGCAGGGCTACACCGGGGTGGTGGGGCTCGGGTTGCACCTGAGCCGGCAGATGATCGAGGCCCAGGGCGGACGCATCTGGGTGGCGAGCTCTCCCGAGGCAGGCTCGACGTTCTCCTTCAGCCTCCCCCTGGTGCCCGCGCCCTCTGGCAGGGACTTCTCCCCCTCTCGCTCCGACGAGGACCTGGCGCGGCCCTCCACCGGCTGA